The Streptomyces sp. NBC_01689 genome includes a window with the following:
- a CDS encoding AMP-binding protein encodes MARAHGGTPPPTCRRPSPDDLVYVIHASGSTGRPKGVRIERRSLTRMSTGRCGSQGWTQRTAVFLRDMAR; translated from the coding sequence ATGGCCCGGGCCCACGGGGGAACGCCGCCGCCGACGTGCCGGCGGCCGTCCCCGGACGATCTGGTGTACGTGATCCACGCCTCGGGCTCCACCGGCCGGCCCAAGGGCGTGCGGATCGAGCGCCGCAGTCTGACGCGCATGTCGACTGGGCGATGCGGGAGTCAGGGGTGGACGCAGCGTACGGCCGTCTTTTTGCGTGATATGGCAAGATAG
- a CDS encoding bleomycin resistance protein: protein MDVAALAALLRETEEHHGFYEATAPKHDWSDWYAAYMTAREQGREPDEAASDAALHMDTTRR from the coding sequence ATGGACGTCGCCGCGCTGGCCGCGCTCCTGCGGGAGACGGAGGAGCACCACGGTTTCTACGAGGCGACCGCTCCGAAGCACGACTGGTCGGACTGGTACGCCGCGTACATGACCGCCCGTGAACAGGGCCGGGAGCCCGACGAGGCGGCCTCGGACGCCGCGCTCCACATGGACACCACGCGGCGGTAG
- a CDS encoding SpoIIE family protein phosphatase, translating to MPSGDVLVLIDEDGRVVEWRSQAEQLFGWTAEEAVGQAVTELVRGIGTDAAGRREGVAPTAPVLVRPVLRGTSVMWQVLAAQDPLPGQNAVSGQDVAILEAMFTHSPARLHVLDEQLRVARLPGAARDRPGTPLEDLTGKRFAQAYDLEDPEKEAAVAQQVLDGGEPVLCRLVRAVGDDPGGPGRRIYSVSYVRLENAAGDGLGLVASALDVTEQENAHHRLALLEAVRSRVGRGLNVGAVCEELVDAVVPAFAGITVVEVIEDVVHGEEPPHVPVQEDLVLRRAAFRGPVSAYPVGDVRPLPRGTPFARVLTDLRPRLVSIGEDTAWLSADPARADAIQRSGAHSLIVAPLALRGQVLGVVSFYRHRQEDAFQEEDVAIASAVCAHAAFCVETARRYMREWIIAATVQRRLLPQHSATPSTVEVCQLFLPDPDGGGAWSDTIALPGARTALIVGDVAKQGIAAAVTVGILRTAVHTLAALDLEPDELLARLSDTASRLAQACAALPPGDPMCRESLTAGCAVAIYDPIELTCTLARAGLPRPVAVLPDGTSTELPVPPGPLLAETSSAPFPATTVGLPDGSTLAMGTATSAESVLAPSGPLRPLLDSVGTRPLPELRDELTNALADGRPAGDTLILLARTSALPADRVLALPLPDDAEAAPLARRAARRQLETWGVDEETAFTTELIVSELVGNAIRHGAPPLRLRLILDRMLTCEVSDGATSAPHVKHARTVDETGRGLFIVASLADQWGARHHAHGKTVWAEQPLRPPPAPGFPG from the coding sequence GTGCCCAGCGGTGACGTGCTCGTGCTGATCGACGAGGACGGCCGGGTCGTCGAATGGCGGAGCCAGGCCGAGCAGCTCTTCGGGTGGACCGCCGAGGAGGCCGTCGGGCAGGCGGTGACCGAGCTCGTACGGGGGATCGGTACCGACGCCGCGGGACGGCGGGAGGGGGTCGCGCCCACGGCCCCGGTGCTGGTCAGACCGGTACTTCGGGGCACCTCCGTGATGTGGCAGGTCCTCGCGGCACAGGACCCGCTGCCGGGTCAGAACGCGGTGTCGGGCCAGGACGTGGCGATCCTGGAGGCCATGTTCACGCACTCACCGGCGCGACTGCACGTCCTGGACGAGCAGCTACGGGTGGCCCGTCTGCCGGGCGCCGCCCGCGACCGGCCCGGCACGCCGCTGGAGGATCTGACCGGCAAGCGGTTCGCGCAGGCCTACGACCTGGAGGACCCCGAGAAGGAGGCCGCGGTCGCCCAGCAGGTCCTGGACGGGGGTGAACCGGTCCTCTGCCGGCTCGTGCGGGCCGTCGGTGACGATCCGGGCGGGCCCGGCCGGCGGATCTACTCCGTCTCCTACGTCCGCCTGGAGAACGCCGCGGGCGACGGTCTCGGGCTGGTGGCGTCCGCGCTCGACGTCACCGAGCAGGAGAACGCGCACCACCGCCTGGCGCTGCTGGAGGCCGTGCGCAGCCGCGTGGGGCGGGGACTGAACGTGGGCGCCGTGTGCGAGGAGCTGGTGGACGCGGTGGTTCCCGCGTTCGCGGGCATCACCGTGGTCGAGGTGATCGAGGACGTGGTGCACGGCGAGGAGCCCCCGCACGTGCCGGTCCAGGAGGACCTCGTACTGCGCCGGGCCGCCTTCCGGGGCCCGGTCTCGGCCTACCCGGTCGGAGACGTCCGCCCCCTGCCGCGAGGCACCCCGTTCGCCCGTGTGCTGACCGACCTCCGGCCACGCCTCGTCTCCATCGGGGAGGACACCGCCTGGCTCAGCGCCGACCCGGCCCGTGCCGACGCGATCCAGCGCTCCGGCGCCCACTCGCTGATCGTGGCCCCGCTGGCCCTGCGCGGCCAGGTGCTCGGTGTGGTCAGTTTCTACCGCCACCGGCAGGAGGACGCCTTCCAGGAGGAGGACGTCGCGATCGCCTCCGCCGTGTGCGCGCACGCCGCGTTCTGCGTCGAGACCGCCCGTCGCTACATGCGTGAGTGGATCATCGCCGCCACCGTGCAGCGCAGACTGCTCCCCCAGCATTCGGCCACCCCGAGCACCGTGGAGGTCTGTCAGCTGTTCCTGCCCGACCCGGACGGCGGCGGAGCGTGGTCCGACACGATCGCGCTGCCCGGCGCACGGACCGCGCTGATTGTCGGTGACGTGGCGAAACAGGGCATCGCCGCGGCCGTCACCGTGGGGATCCTGCGTACGGCCGTGCACACCCTCGCCGCCCTGGACCTGGAGCCCGACGAGCTGCTGGCCCGCCTGAGCGACACCGCGAGCCGTCTCGCCCAGGCGTGCGCCGCGCTGCCGCCGGGAGATCCCATGTGCCGCGAGTCCCTCACCGCCGGCTGTGCCGTCGCGATCTACGACCCGATCGAGCTGACCTGCACGCTCGCCCGCGCCGGTCTCCCGAGGCCCGTCGCCGTCCTCCCGGACGGGACCTCCACCGAACTGCCCGTCCCACCGGGGCCGTTGCTCGCCGAGACGAGCAGTGCCCCCTTCCCCGCGACCACCGTCGGTCTCCCCGACGGCAGCACCCTGGCGATGGGCACCGCCACGTCGGCGGAGAGCGTCCTGGCACCCTCCGGTCCGCTGCGCCCGCTCCTCGACTCCGTCGGCACCCGGCCGCTGCCCGAGCTGCGCGACGAGCTCACAAACGCGCTCGCGGACGGCCGGCCCGCCGGAGACACGCTGATCCTGCTGGCCCGTACGTCCGCGCTGCCCGCGGACCGGGTGCTGGCCCTCCCCCTGCCGGACGACGCGGAGGCCGCACCCCTCGCCCGCCGGGCGGCGCGCCGCCAGTTGGAGACCTGGGGGGTCGACGAGGAGACGGCGTTCACCACCGAACTCATCGTCAGCGAGCTCGTCGGCAACGCGATCCGGCACGGCGCCCCGCCCCTGCGGCTACGGCTGATCCTCGACCGGATGCTGACGTGCGAAGTCAGTGACGGCGCGACCAGCGCCCCGCACGTCAAGCACGCTCGCACGGTCGACGAGACCGGTCGCGGACTGTTCATCGTCGCCAGCCTCGCCGACCAGTGGGGCGCGCGCCATCACGCACACGGCAAGACCGTCTGGGCGGAGCAGCCCCTGCGTCCGCCGCCCGCCCCGGGGTTCCCGGGATGA
- a CDS encoding protein kinase domain-containing protein: MHSLDGSDPSHIGRYRLVGRLGEGGMGRVYLARSPGGRPVAVKVINDHLRHDDHALSRFRREVETLGTVRSAYTASLIDAELDTPPYWLATEYVPGPTLHAAVMSHGPLPADLARIMLAALAEGLDAIHVRGVWHRDLKPQNVILSATGPQLIDFGIARNSGPSDLTQVGSAMGSPGYIAPETITGSETGPGADVFALGATLAFAVTGRPPYGDGSFAAVSYRSVHGEVDLRGVDPGVAGLISACVHIDPARRPGLQRIVELCQADTDLVHHPAYQRALAVGPAPDRERAATVAGPEHGATGGTANGWGTGAPAGVSVATAPLPPTPTATAVGTREADAVTLLAPQGSPGPRTGPYASDDTRGASGHGSYPGAGPTPPPDGERRRDGRRVRAAAIGAGALAAVAASTVLLVHAFDDGSGSARATPPAGAHRSADRSSPPSPSPSPSPSPVGASPSAAGAGVTPGTAGDASADGTPLPDALVIKSPFTFGVGKFVRTLRSKLIMQTDGNLVLYDEAGKPRWASRTQGPGNTAVFQADGNLVVYDAQTRPVWASNTQGANGAALKVLEDGNMVIATDARIAWQTGTAH, translated from the coding sequence GTGCATTCGCTCGATGGCTCCGATCCGTCGCACATAGGCCGCTACCGCCTGGTCGGGAGGCTCGGTGAGGGCGGCATGGGCCGGGTGTACCTCGCGCGTTCGCCCGGTGGCCGCCCGGTCGCCGTCAAGGTGATCAACGACCATCTGCGCCACGACGATCACGCCCTGAGCCGGTTCCGGCGCGAGGTGGAGACCCTGGGCACGGTCCGCAGCGCATACACGGCCTCGCTCATCGACGCGGAGCTGGACACCCCTCCGTACTGGCTGGCCACCGAGTACGTGCCGGGGCCCACGCTGCACGCCGCGGTCATGTCCCACGGGCCGCTTCCCGCCGACCTGGCCCGGATCATGCTGGCCGCCCTGGCCGAAGGCCTGGACGCCATCCACGTCCGCGGTGTGTGGCATCGGGACCTCAAACCGCAGAACGTCATCCTCTCCGCCACCGGCCCCCAGCTGATCGACTTCGGCATCGCCCGGAACAGCGGTCCGTCCGATCTGACTCAGGTCGGCAGCGCGATGGGCAGTCCCGGCTACATCGCGCCGGAGACGATCACGGGCAGCGAGACGGGGCCGGGAGCCGACGTGTTCGCGCTGGGCGCCACGCTGGCGTTCGCCGTCACCGGCCGACCGCCGTACGGGGACGGGTCGTTCGCGGCCGTGTCGTACCGTTCGGTGCACGGAGAGGTCGACCTGCGGGGCGTGGACCCCGGCGTCGCCGGGCTCATCTCGGCCTGTGTGCACATCGATCCGGCCCGGCGTCCCGGTCTGCAGCGGATCGTGGAACTCTGCCAGGCCGACACCGATCTGGTGCATCACCCCGCCTATCAGCGGGCACTGGCCGTGGGCCCCGCCCCGGACCGGGAGCGGGCCGCGACCGTCGCCGGTCCGGAGCACGGCGCGACGGGCGGCACCGCGAACGGCTGGGGAACCGGTGCGCCGGCCGGCGTCTCGGTGGCGACGGCGCCGCTCCCCCCGACGCCGACGGCCACCGCGGTCGGCACCCGGGAAGCCGACGCCGTCACCCTCCTGGCACCGCAGGGAAGCCCCGGCCCCCGCACGGGCCCGTACGCCTCGGACGACACCCGTGGCGCGTCCGGCCACGGCTCCTACCCGGGGGCCGGTCCGACTCCGCCACCGGACGGCGAGCGGCGCCGCGACGGCCGCCGTGTGCGGGCCGCCGCCATCGGCGCGGGTGCGCTGGCCGCCGTCGCCGCCTCGACGGTCCTCCTGGTGCACGCCTTCGACGACGGCTCCGGATCGGCGCGCGCCACGCCGCCCGCCGGCGCCCACCGCTCCGCGGACAGGTCGTCCCCTCCTTCTCCGTCCCCCTCCCCCTCCCCCTCGCCGGTGGGGGCGTCTCCCTCCGCCGCGGGCGCCGGCGTGACCCCGGGCACGGCCGGTGACGCGTCCGCGGACGGGACCCCGCTGCCGGACGCCCTGGTGATCAAGTCGCCCTTCACGTTCGGGGTCGGGAAGTTCGTGAGGACCCTGCGCTCGAAGCTGATCATGCAGACGGACGGAAACCTGGTGCTCTACGACGAGGCGGGGAAGCCCCGTTGGGCGAGTCGCACCCAAGGCCCGGGAAACACCGCCGTGTTCCAGGCGGACGGCAACCTCGTGGTCTACGACGCCCAGACCAGGCCGGTATGGGCCAGCAACACCCAGGGCGCGAACGGGGCGGCCCTCAAGGTGCTGGAGGACGGCAACATGGTCATCGCGACGGACGCCCGGATCGCCTGGCAGACCGGCACCGCCCACTGA
- a CDS encoding D-cysteine desulfhydrase family protein — MTAKIALSTWPTPLERAPRLAAALGLGEDDLWIKRDDLIGLGGGGNKVRKLEWTVGAALAAGADTLVTTGAAQSNHARLTAAAGARLGLEVVLVFPGTRDSAVNGSGNLVLDGLFGARVFWAGDSDPSTMAGVADEVCDRLRSEGARPFVIPFGGSSPLGARGYVDGGEELLAQLPDVEHVVVALGSGGTMAGLIGALGERRVLGVHCGAVAEPAVTVAGLASAVTGRDVAPESLRIRTDQVGAGYGVLHGPVLEAMRTAALTEGLVLDPVYSGRAMAGLVAAVRDGDVRPGSRTVLLHTGGLPGLFGHTETVHRAVEDLRAYEPGAAAPRNGDLSRTGAPRGDGRRMTA, encoded by the coding sequence ATGACTGCCAAGATCGCCCTGTCGACGTGGCCCACCCCGCTGGAACGTGCTCCGCGGCTCGCGGCGGCGCTGGGGCTGGGCGAGGACGACCTCTGGATCAAGCGGGACGACCTCATCGGACTGGGAGGCGGCGGCAACAAGGTCCGGAAGCTGGAGTGGACCGTCGGTGCCGCCCTCGCGGCCGGCGCCGACACCCTGGTCACCACCGGCGCCGCTCAGAGCAACCACGCCCGGCTCACCGCCGCCGCCGGCGCCCGCCTCGGACTCGAGGTCGTGCTCGTCTTCCCCGGCACACGGGACAGCGCGGTGAACGGCTCCGGCAACCTCGTCCTCGACGGCCTCTTCGGAGCCCGGGTCTTCTGGGCCGGCGACAGCGACCCGAGCACGATGGCCGGCGTCGCCGACGAGGTCTGCGACCGGCTGCGGAGCGAAGGGGCACGCCCGTTCGTGATCCCCTTCGGCGGTTCGAGTCCCCTCGGAGCACGCGGATACGTCGACGGCGGCGAGGAGTTGCTCGCCCAGCTGCCCGACGTGGAGCACGTCGTGGTCGCCCTGGGGTCCGGCGGCACGATGGCGGGACTGATCGGCGCCCTCGGTGAACGGCGTGTCCTCGGCGTCCACTGCGGGGCGGTGGCGGAGCCGGCCGTCACCGTCGCCGGTCTCGCGAGCGCGGTGACCGGCCGCGACGTCGCCCCCGAGTCGCTGCGGATCCGTACCGACCAGGTGGGAGCGGGGTATGGGGTACTGCACGGGCCGGTCCTGGAGGCGATGCGGACCGCGGCGCTGACCGAGGGTCTGGTCCTGGACCCGGTCTACAGCGGGCGAGCCATGGCCGGCCTGGTCGCCGCGGTCCGCGACGGCGACGTCCGTCCGGGGAGCCGAACGGTTCTCCTTCACACCGGCGGACTGCCCGGCCTGTTCGGCCACACGGAGACCGTGCACCGCGCCGTCGAGGACCTGCGCGCCTACGAGCCCGGGGCAGCGGCACCCAGGAACGGAGATCTGAGCCGCACGGGGGCGCCACGGGGTGACGGCCGCCGGATGACCGCGTAG
- a CDS encoding FMN-binding negative transcriptional regulator, translating into MYVPRHFAPTDESVRQLLDRHGAADLITVTEDGLQATLLPFVHDPDAGEHGSLIGHMARNNDQWRLPTEGPALVIVRGPDAYVTPTWYPSKADHHRHVPTWNYITAHVHGELLVHDDPGWVEDQVRRLTDRHEADAVTPWSVDDAPADYLQGQLRAIVGVELSITRVEAKFKLSQNRAQTDITGVVQGLRSRGRGEDHAMADAVDAHRPVDGGRPRRRGDIADDGLPVRGGDSDRGDV; encoded by the coding sequence GTGTACGTCCCTCGACACTTCGCCCCCACCGACGAGAGCGTCCGGCAGCTGCTGGACCGGCACGGCGCCGCCGATCTGATCACCGTGACCGAGGACGGCCTCCAGGCCACCCTGCTCCCCTTCGTCCACGACCCCGACGCCGGTGAGCACGGCTCCCTGATCGGGCACATGGCCCGCAACAACGACCAGTGGCGACTGCCCACGGAGGGCCCGGCGTTGGTCATCGTGCGCGGCCCCGACGCGTACGTCACCCCGACCTGGTACCCCTCCAAGGCGGATCACCACCGGCACGTCCCGACCTGGAACTACATCACCGCGCACGTCCACGGGGAACTGCTCGTCCACGACGACCCCGGGTGGGTCGAGGACCAGGTGCGCCGGCTGACCGACAGACACGAGGCCGACGCCGTCACCCCGTGGTCCGTCGACGACGCTCCGGCCGACTACCTCCAGGGCCAGCTGCGGGCGATCGTCGGCGTCGAGCTGTCCATCACGCGCGTCGAAGCGAAGTTCAAACTGAGCCAGAACCGCGCGCAGACCGACATCACCGGCGTGGTCCAGGGGCTCCGGTCCCGTGGCCGCGGCGAGGACCACGCCATGGCCGACGCCGTCGACGCCCACCGTCCCGTCGACGGCGGCCGTCCACGCCGCCGGGGCGACATCGCGGACGACGGTCTCCCCGTACGAGGGGGCGACTCCGACCGCGGGGACGTGTAG
- a CDS encoding mycothione reductase — protein MPHYDLVVLGAGSGNMLLDDELAPLRSAVVEPDRFGGTCLNRGCIPSKMFVVAADAAEDARAAARLGVHATVEHADWKAVRDRVFHRIDPLHESALNYRRENGIDVYTEAGRFVAPKVVRAGDERITADTFVVAVGSRPVVPDIPGLDTVPFHTSDSIMRIDEVPASTIVIGGGFIAAEFGHVLGAFGSDITIVQRGPRLLMEEDEQVSARFTELASRRHRVLLDAAVTSVEGDADGVTVTVTCPSGDQVLRAAALLVSVGRRPNTDRLDAAAGGLDLDRHGHIVTDGAYRTSVPGVWALGDTANHFQLKHMANAEVRLVRHNLLHPEDVRTLPHKVAPHAVFTSPQIATVGLTEQDARRGRVDHVVSVRAYGDAAYGWALEDTTSFVKILADPVRRTILGAHIIGPQAATLVQPLIQAMELDLTVDRIARDVLYIHPALTEVVEQALLGL, from the coding sequence GTGCCTCACTACGATCTCGTGGTCCTGGGAGCGGGCAGCGGCAACATGCTGCTCGACGACGAACTCGCCCCGCTCCGCTCCGCCGTCGTCGAACCCGACCGCTTCGGCGGCACCTGCCTCAACCGGGGCTGCATCCCGAGCAAGATGTTCGTCGTCGCCGCCGACGCGGCCGAGGACGCGCGGGCCGCGGCACGCCTCGGTGTCCACGCGACGGTCGAGCACGCCGACTGGAAGGCCGTCCGCGACCGGGTGTTCCACCGCATCGATCCGCTGCACGAGAGCGCGCTGAACTACCGGCGGGAGAACGGCATCGACGTGTACACCGAGGCGGGCCGGTTCGTCGCGCCGAAGGTGGTGCGGGCGGGCGACGAACGGATCACCGCCGACACCTTCGTGGTCGCGGTCGGCTCCCGGCCCGTGGTGCCGGACATCCCCGGACTCGACACGGTCCCGTTCCACACCTCGGACTCCATCATGCGGATCGACGAGGTGCCCGCCTCGACCATTGTCATCGGGGGCGGATTCATCGCGGCCGAATTCGGCCACGTCCTCGGCGCGTTCGGCTCCGACATCACGATCGTGCAGCGCGGGCCGCGTCTGCTCATGGAGGAGGACGAGCAGGTGTCGGCACGCTTCACCGAACTGGCGTCGCGGCGCCACCGCGTGCTCCTCGACGCCGCCGTCACCTCCGTCGAGGGGGACGCCGACGGCGTCACTGTCACGGTGACCTGTCCGAGCGGCGACCAAGTGCTGCGGGCCGCCGCCCTGTTGGTGAGTGTCGGCCGCCGCCCCAACACCGACCGGCTGGACGCGGCCGCCGGCGGGCTCGACCTCGACCGACACGGCCACATCGTGACCGACGGCGCGTACCGTACGTCCGTACCGGGCGTCTGGGCCCTCGGCGACACGGCCAACCACTTCCAGCTCAAGCACATGGCGAACGCCGAGGTCCGGCTCGTACGGCACAACCTGCTCCATCCCGAGGACGTCCGCACCCTCCCCCACAAGGTCGCGCCTCACGCGGTCTTCACCAGTCCGCAGATCGCGACTGTCGGACTGACCGAGCAGGACGCCCGCCGGGGCCGCGTCGACCACGTCGTGAGCGTCCGCGCCTACGGGGACGCCGCGTACGGCTGGGCGTTGGAGGACACCACGAGTTTCGTGAAGATCCTCGCCGATCCCGTCCGGCGGACGATCCTCGGCGCGCACATCATCGGCCCCCAGGCCGCGACGCTAGTCCAGCCGCTGATCCAGGCCATGGAACTGGATCTGACCGTGGACCGGATCGCCCGGGACGTGCTGTACATCCACCCGGCGCTGACCGAAGTGGTCGAACAGGCCTTGCTGGGACTTTAG
- a CDS encoding discoidin domain-containing protein — MGATTPFSVYEAEAGTRSGGAAVRSLTSAPTTPYSSAALEASGHSYVHLDGTGQAVRWTNTTGQPISFLNVRASIPDSASGGGVTGTLDLYVDGVFRQALNLNSRQSWVYEGNGNYNTSDNQNPADGDPRVFWDEAHTFVAGSPIPAGATFSLQKDSDNTASFYDVDSVDVENPPAPLAQPANSLSITSCGAVADDRPTNGAAAGQSVDSRAAIQNCIDQAQQQGRTLWIPRGTFYVKGTAGLNARGITIAGAGLWYSTVYRDVPVPNSTPLAALFDLTSCTVRDFHIDANAVSRSTIGGDGGAMDTTGTDWLAEGIWTQHTMSGFWASGTGGTVRGSRLTSIWADGINVNNVSLGADTGNDLTVTGNFVRGTGDDAIAVNSVDYNTDGDGSKTYYHPMSHVTVTGNTSIAPWGGKGVAVYGGSGHLVSGNYVSDTARYIGLGAGRFGVNGSDLLSATVTGNTVVRSGGNAYGQGQPALHIGNGGDGQNTGIVDDVTVTGNTVTGSLYDGIGFSTSTRTLLKDNTVGDPGRNGIAISPPFYPAPTGSATITGNTVTGLGTGASAFVDNSTGFAATLSDNHWPPPAPEGPYGGTPAPVPGTVQAEDYDTGGQGVAYNVTSVNGNANSYRADGVDLDNASDTGGGYNLGWTSGGQWFRYTVDVARAGTYTLGLRVAAPSAVTGALHLSDASGTDLTGAVDLPATGDWQSWATATTHVVLPAGRQTLTLHQDSGGWNINHLDLATGSGSPSAVLTTSPGSLSFADQAVDTTSAPRTVTVTNSGTATASITGVTAGGDFAQSNTCGASLAAGSSCTVSVTFRPTASGTRTGTLVVTGDQSGGPATVALSGVGTGTVPADLAAGRPTGESSHTDVYRSANVTDGDGSTYWESANNAFPQWVQVDLGSARSASRVVLRLPVGWGARTQVLSLGGSDDGTTFTTLKPSAAHTFDPSTGNTVTLTFPATTERYFRVTVTANTGWPAGQVSEFQVWSS, encoded by the coding sequence GTGGGTGCGACGACGCCGTTCTCGGTCTACGAGGCCGAGGCGGGAACGCGGAGCGGGGGAGCGGCGGTCCGGTCGCTGACCTCGGCGCCGACGACGCCGTACTCGAGCGCGGCCCTGGAGGCGTCGGGCCACTCCTATGTGCATCTGGACGGCACGGGCCAGGCGGTGCGGTGGACGAACACCACCGGGCAGCCGATCTCCTTCCTCAACGTCCGTGCGAGCATCCCGGATTCGGCGTCCGGCGGCGGTGTCACCGGCACGCTCGACCTCTATGTCGACGGGGTGTTCCGGCAGGCGCTGAACCTCAACTCGCGGCAGAGCTGGGTGTACGAAGGCAACGGGAACTACAACACGAGCGACAACCAGAACCCGGCCGACGGCGATCCGAGGGTCTTCTGGGACGAGGCGCACACCTTCGTCGCCGGGTCCCCGATCCCCGCGGGCGCCACGTTCTCGCTGCAGAAGGACTCCGACAACACCGCGTCCTTCTACGACGTGGACTCCGTGGACGTGGAGAACCCGCCCGCTCCGCTGGCGCAGCCGGCGAACTCGCTCTCGATCACGAGCTGCGGTGCGGTGGCGGACGACCGGCCGACCAATGGCGCGGCCGCGGGCCAGTCGGTGGACAGCCGGGCGGCCATCCAGAACTGCATCGACCAGGCCCAGCAGCAGGGAAGGACCCTGTGGATCCCCCGGGGCACCTTCTATGTGAAGGGCACCGCGGGGCTGAACGCGCGGGGGATCACCATCGCGGGCGCGGGCCTCTGGTACAGCACGGTCTACCGTGATGTGCCGGTCCCCAACAGCACTCCGCTGGCGGCCCTGTTCGACCTGACCTCCTGCACCGTGCGCGACTTCCACATCGACGCCAACGCCGTCAGCCGGAGCACGATCGGCGGGGACGGCGGGGCGATGGACACCACCGGCACCGACTGGCTGGCCGAGGGCATCTGGACCCAGCACACCATGTCGGGGTTCTGGGCCTCCGGGACCGGCGGGACGGTGCGCGGCAGCAGGCTGACGTCGATCTGGGCGGACGGGATCAACGTCAACAACGTGTCGCTGGGCGCGGACACCGGGAACGACCTGACGGTCACCGGCAACTTCGTCCGCGGTACCGGCGACGACGCGATCGCCGTCAACTCGGTGGACTACAACACCGACGGAGACGGCTCGAAGACGTACTACCACCCGATGAGCCATGTCACCGTCACCGGCAACACCTCGATCGCGCCGTGGGGCGGAAAGGGGGTCGCGGTCTACGGGGGCAGCGGCCACCTGGTCAGCGGGAACTACGTGAGCGACACGGCCCGTTACATCGGCCTGGGAGCCGGCCGCTTCGGGGTCAACGGCAGCGATCTGCTGTCCGCGACGGTGACGGGCAACACCGTGGTCCGCTCCGGTGGCAACGCCTACGGCCAGGGCCAGCCCGCCCTGCACATAGGCAACGGCGGTGACGGTCAGAACACGGGGATCGTCGACGACGTGACGGTGACCGGCAACACCGTCACCGGGTCCCTCTACGACGGGATCGGTTTCTCCACCTCGACCCGCACCCTGCTCAAGGACAACACCGTCGGCGACCCCGGTCGCAACGGCATCGCGATCTCGCCGCCGTTCTACCCCGCGCCCACCGGCTCCGCGACGATCACCGGCAACACGGTCACCGGGCTCGGCACCGGCGCCTCGGCCTTCGTCGACAACTCCACGGGATTCGCGGCGACGTTGAGCGACAACCACTGGCCGCCGCCCGCTCCCGAGGGCCCCTACGGCGGAACCCCGGCCCCCGTGCCCGGCACGGTCCAGGCGGAGGACTACGACACCGGCGGCCAGGGCGTGGCCTACAACGTCACCTCCGTCAACGGCAACGCCAACTCCTACCGCGCCGACGGAGTGGACCTGGACAACGCGTCGGACACCGGCGGCGGGTACAACCTCGGCTGGACCAGCGGCGGGCAGTGGTTCCGCTACACCGTGGACGTCGCCAGGGCCGGCACCTACACCCTCGGCCTCCGGGTCGCCGCCCCGTCCGCGGTGACGGGGGCACTGCACCTGTCGGACGCCTCCGGCACCGACCTGACCGGTGCCGTCGACCTGCCCGCGACCGGTGACTGGCAGAGCTGGGCCACGGCGACCACGCACGTGGTCCTGCCCGCGGGCCGGCAGACGCTGACCCTCCATCAGGACAGCGGCGGCTGGAACATCAACCACCTCGACCTCGCCACGGGCAGCGGTTCGCCGTCGGCCGTACTGACCACGTCACCCGGATCACTGTCCTTCGCCGACCAGGCGGTGGACACGACCAGCGCCCCGCGGACCGTCACGGTCACCAACTCGGGCACCGCCACCGCCTCGATCACCGGGGTCACCGCCGGTGGTGACTTCGCCCAGAGCAACACCTGCGGCGCCTCCCTGGCGGCCGGGTCGAGCTGCACGGTCTCCGTCACCTTCCGGCCCACCGCCTCCGGCACCCGCACCGGCACCCTCGTCGTGACCGGGGACCAGTCGGGCGGCCCCGCCACGGTGGCCCTGTCGGGTGTCGGCACCGGCACCGTCCCCGCCGATCTCGCCGCGGGCAGGCCGACCGGCGAGTCCAGCCACACCGACGTCTACCGCTCCGCCAACGTCACCGACGGCGACGGGTCCACCTACTGGGAGAGCGCCAACAACGCGTTCCCGCAGTGGGTCCAGGTCGACCTGGGCTCGGCCCGGAGCGCCTCCCGCGTGGTCCTGCGGCTGCCCGTCGGCTGGGGCGCCCGCACTCAGGTCCTGAGCCTCGGCGGCAGTGACGACGGCACCACCTTCACCACCCTGAAGCCCTCGGCCGCCCACACCTTCGATCCGAGCACCGGCAACACCGTCACGCTCACCTTCCCCGCCACCACCGAGCGCTACTTCCGCGTCACCGTCACCGCCAACACCGGCTGGCCCGCGGGCCAGGTGTCCGAGTTCCAGGTCTGGAGCTCCTGA